The following proteins are co-located in the Sporolactobacillus pectinivorans genome:
- the mtnN gene encoding 5'-methylthioadenosine/S-adenosylhomocysteine nucleosidase, whose product MKIGLIGAMEEEVEILKGEMTEVMKVEVAHSRFYCGSLEGFETVLLQSGIGKVNAALGTALLIDRFHPDVVINTGSAGGTDVSLNIGDVVISSGVIYHDADATAFGYAPGQVPGMPAVYVPDRRLSELAESAASSALEKHLIVKGKIATGDSFMADPKRIMKLKTQFPEVKAVEMEAAAIAQVCFQFNVPFLIVRALSDIAGKKSDISFEQFLETAAKHSAQFVLALLRELKKHSGAENHAK is encoded by the coding sequence ATGAAAATCGGGTTAATCGGTGCTATGGAGGAAGAAGTAGAAATTTTAAAAGGAGAAATGACTGAGGTTATGAAAGTAGAAGTGGCTCATTCCCGCTTTTACTGCGGCAGTCTTGAAGGTTTTGAAACCGTGTTGCTTCAATCAGGGATAGGCAAAGTAAATGCTGCGCTGGGCACTGCGCTCTTGATTGATCGTTTTCATCCTGATGTTGTCATTAATACTGGTTCGGCGGGAGGGACTGACGTTTCGCTGAATATCGGCGATGTCGTCATTTCTTCAGGCGTGATTTATCATGATGCAGATGCCACCGCATTCGGCTACGCTCCCGGCCAGGTGCCGGGGATGCCAGCTGTTTATGTTCCCGATCGGAGACTTTCAGAACTCGCTGAGTCGGCGGCTTCTTCAGCGCTGGAAAAGCATCTGATTGTCAAAGGAAAGATTGCAACTGGAGATTCATTTATGGCTGATCCGAAGCGCATCATGAAGCTTAAAACACAGTTCCCGGAAGTGAAGGCAGTAGAAATGGAAGCGGCTGCCATTGCCCAAGTATGCTTCCAGTTTAATGTCCCCTTTCTGATTGTGCGTGCGTTATCTGATATCGCCGGTAAAAAATCCGATATTTCTTTTGAGCAGTTTCTGGAAACTGCGGCGAAACATTCTGCACAATTCGTTCTTGCATTGCTGAGAGAACTAAAAAAACATAGCGGGGCGGAGAATCATGCAAAATAA
- a CDS encoding class I SAM-dependent DNA methyltransferase — translation MGREFIGAFEKWADHYDQTVAGEDPEYREVFRSYDSILEEAAKQARGTVLEFGTGTGNLTQKLIDRKLIVFGIEPSQNMRRIALEKIPGLEISDGDFLDFPDPGQPIDTIISTFAFHHLTADEKDRAVKKYHAFLADHGRIVFADTLFDTELEKRRIRHWANEKGYFHLLKDLQTEYYPLRSEMYQIFRRYHFVPYFKQLNQFAWLIIAEKKNV, via the coding sequence ATGGGGCGGGAATTTATCGGGGCATTTGAAAAATGGGCAGATCATTATGATCAAACAGTGGCAGGCGAAGACCCTGAATATAGGGAAGTGTTTAGGTCTTACGATTCTATTCTGGAGGAGGCTGCTAAACAGGCCCGCGGAACTGTGCTGGAATTTGGAACGGGAACAGGCAATCTGACTCAAAAATTGATTGATAGAAAACTGATTGTGTTTGGCATTGAACCCTCTCAGAATATGCGTAGAATTGCCCTTGAAAAAATTCCCGGGCTGGAAATTTCTGATGGGGATTTTCTTGATTTTCCGGATCCCGGACAGCCCATCGACACAATAATCAGCACTTTTGCCTTTCACCACCTGACTGCCGACGAGAAAGACAGGGCTGTCAAAAAATATCATGCTTTTCTTGCTGATCATGGTAGAATTGTTTTTGCAGATACATTATTTGACACGGAGCTTGAAAAGCGCAGGATACGGCATTGGGCAAACGAAAAGGGTTATTTCCATCTGCTGAAAGATTTACAGACAGAATATTATCCACTGCGTTCGGAAATGTATCAAATCTTTCGCAGATACCACTTTGTGCCTTATTTTAAGCAATTGAATCAGTTTGCCTGGTTGATTATTGCTGAAAAGAAGAACGTGTGA